In Solanum pennellii chromosome 3, SPENNV200, a single window of DNA contains:
- the LOC107014665 gene encoding uncharacterized protein LOC107014665 isoform X2: MEDGMDADVLMDYVEFQIFPSQNRYEAHICYGNKLVTAASGLLEQLILHSPKIKSLHSKGSDANFRFRPLGNLSDAKWFTKSTLIRFLRIISSSPIIDMAKAMVNEISQLEEARKFHVSLYSKGPQDRIGSGEAECDYSSGAVSSLQQEDDNPSSNASKNELLRAIDLRLTALKGELAATLNQAAGTTCSFENIINIEKFSYYLGAVELRNCLQKFIAVSEENRAIAFPGKELLLSKVDVTNDKVGSEGGDSQTSRPSKLDTPVKYSASPAKAAQIERQNSSGSEESACSSEEEQPSVERSRTLIRSASPRRSASPMRRVQIGRSGSRRSTAITIKSLNYFPARERSISHKDDAASGSDEEDSEQTSKKGEKNACRMSVQDAISLFESKQKGQAVDYQRTKSLLSASVGANKGVLRRWSSGVCENYKGSVDVASDDPVSEAINLLESQENETILEKKPDSYPPPVSQDTEAAAADFKQNLPEEKAYSPNVTTEGSFPNEHEEMDEKLNASVEWTRQKEAELDQLLTKMMETKPSKYRNLAASNGKNQSRPAERRGGYYDHYKEKRDEKLRGEAARNRAETDKQLKAMQQILDEKKAEIVTGNANNVSKKTNIKRTQRTVKKSPESTNTKDGTPKPSVAKKASSKASQLPATRKSWPSLPSPRVAGTSTTKTPSTTNSAGTTTPTCRRSQPTKAVPPTSQKGEKIQPHAKSVKTPPSNIRKNVTNGNDKKQQTLTKASKPSKARVQPTPGDSASSAKPGLNRVAKKSSVVPLESKEAKPFLRKGSGTASGHSPVIKAKVSSQPEKSLRESTEFVQAEENEIASVASSPLNQLQDKGLEELKIHEDENSVIKLDSPQKYEDRDSCNKVTPDNEDDFGRMEESALKREVEEESNISPRAWVVIEEQEDQALPCNDGFGPNESLTDGTTLKISSPRVRHSLSQMLLEESSEDVIDWGNAENPPTMVYQKDVPKGLKRLLKFARKSKTDSNSTGVSSPSVFSEGEEDPEDSKLLTKSSSDNLLRKATLHAKHSGQPKMSLEDYELSAQTSIGRIAAQKLQASRLSAPASTTKASRSFFSLSAFKGSK, translated from the exons ATGGAGGATGGAATGGATGCTGATGTCTTGATGGACTATGTTGAATTTCAGATTTTTCCAAGCCAGAACAG GTACGAGGCACATATCTGCTATGGCAACAAGTTAGTAACAGCGGCCTCTGGACTTCTGGAGCAGTTGATACTTCATTCTCCCAAAATCAAATCTTTGCACTCAAAGGGTTCAGATGCCAATTTCAGATTTAGACCTCTAGGGAATCTTAGTGATGCTAAATGGTTTACAAAATCCACATTGATCAG GTTTCTTCGTATTATCAGCTCATCACCTATAATTGATATGGCCAAGGCCATGGTAAATGAAATATCTCAGCTTGAAGAAGCTCGGAAATTTCATGTTTCTTTATATTCAAAG GGTCCTCAGGATCGTATTGGGAGCGGGGAAGCAG AATGCGATTACTCAAGTGGTGCAGTGTCATCATTGCAGCAA GAAGATGATAACCCTTCATCGAATGCTTCCAA GAATGAATTGCTGAGGGCAATAGATTTGAGGTTGACTGCTTTGAAAGGGGAATTAGCTGCTACTTTAAACCAAGCTGCTGGCACTACATgctcttttgaaaatattattaacattGAAAAGTTCTCTTACTATTTGGGGGCTGttgaattaag GAACTGTCTGCAGAAGTTTATTGCTGTGAGCGAGGAGAACAGGGCTATTGCTTTTCCGGGTAAAGAGTTGTTGCTTTCAAAAGTTGATGTCACAAATGACAAGGTTGGTTCAGAAGGGGGCGATTCTCAAACATCTAGACCATCAAAGTTGGATACACCAGTGAAGTATAGTGCTTCCCCTGCAAAAGCTGCACAGATAGAGAGGCAAAACTCATCAGGAAGTGAAGAATCTGCTTGTTCAAGTGAGGAGGAACAACCATCAGTGGAAAGAAGTCGTACTCTCATAAGATCTGCATCTCCGAGAAGGTCTGCATCTCCAATGCGAAGAGTCCAAATCGGGCGGTCTGGGTCACGAAGATCCACTGCTATAACGATTAAGAGTCTAAATTACTTTCCTGCCAGAGAAAGGTCTATCTCTCATAAAGATGATGCTGCTAGCGGTAGTGATGAAGAAGATTCTGAGCAAACCTCTAAAAAGGGTGAGAAGAATGCCTGTAGAATGAGTGTGCAAGATGCAATCAGTCTCTTTGAGAGCAAACAGAAAGGGCAAGCTGTTGATTATCAAAGGACGAAGTCATTATTAAGTGCGTCAGTTGGTGCTAATAAAGGGGTTTTGAGAAGATGGAGTTCAGGTGTGTGTGAAAACTATAAAGGCTCTGTTGATGTTGCTTCTGATGATCCAGTTTCCGAGGCTATCAATTTATTGGAAAGTCAAGAAAATGAGACGATTTTGGAAAAGAAACCCGATTCATATCCTCCTCCTGTAAGCCAGGACACCGAGGCGGCGGCTGCTGATTTCAAACAAAACTTACCTGAAGAAAAAGCATATAGTCCAAATGTTACAACAGAGGGATCTTTCCCTAACGAACATGAAGAAATGGATGAAAAGTTAAATGCCTCAGTTGAATGGACTCGACAAAAGGAAGCAGAGCTAGACCAATTGCTTACAAAAATGATGGAAACCAAGCCTAGCAAATATCGGAACTTGGCAGCAAGTAATGGAAAAAACCAGAGCCGTCCCGCCGAGCGTCGAGGTGGTTACTATGATCATTACAAAGAGAAGAGGGATGAGAAGCTTCGTGGTGAAGCTGCTAGGAATAGAGCAGAGACGGATAAACAATTGAAAGCAATGCAACAAATTCTTGATGAAAAAAAAGCTGAAATTGTCACAGGAAATGCAAATAATGTtagtaaaaaaacaaatattaagaGAACCCAGAGAACAGTCAAGAAATCCCCTGAATCCACAAATACCAAGGATGGAACTCCCAAACCTTCTGTTGCAAAGAAAGCTTCATCAAAAGCATCGCAACTTCCAGCAACACGGAAATCATGGCCGTCTTTGCCGTCACCAAGAGTTGCAGGGACATCAACTACTAAAACTCCTTCTACAACAAATTCTGCAGGTACTACTACACCTACCTGTAGAAGATCACAGCCAACAAAAGCAGTTCCTCCGACAAGCCAAAAGGGTGAGAAGATACAACCCCATGCAAAATCTGTTAAAACACCCCCGAGTAATATCAGAAAGAATGTTACAAATGGGAATGATAAGAAACAGCAGACTTTGACAAAAGCTAGCAAACCTTCAAAAGCCAGAGTTCAGCCTACCCCTGGAGATTCTGCATCCTCTGCTAAACCTGGACTCAACAGGGTAGCCAAGAAAAGTAGTGTGGTGCCTCTGGAATCAAAGGAGGCAAAGCCTTTTCTTCGTAAGGGGTCTGGTACTGCATCTGGTCATAGTCCAGTCATAAAGGCCAAAGTTTCATCTCAGCCTGAAAAATCTTTGAGGGAATCTACGGAATTTGTTCAAGCTGAGGAGAATGAAATTGCCTCTGTTGCTTCTAGTCCTCTTAATCAACTGCAGGACAAGGGTCTTGAGGAGTTAAAGATCCATGAAGATGAAAACTCCGTAATTAAGTTAGACAGCCCTCAAAAATATGAAGATAGGGATAGCTGCAATAAGGTTACACCAGATAATGAAGATGATTTTGGAAGGATGGAAGAGTCTGCACTGAAAAGAGAGGTTGAAGAGGAATCTAACATTTCTCCTCGCGCCTGGGTGGTAATAGAGGAGCAGGAGGATCAAGCCCTTCCATGTAATGATGGTTTTGGTCCCAATGAATCTCTGACTGATGGTACAACATTAAAAATCTCAAGTCCACGAGTTCGTCATTCTCTGTCTCAAATGTTGCTTGAAGAAAGCAGTGAAGATGTTATTGACTGGGGTAACGCTGAGAATCCTCCTACCATGGTATATCAGAAGGATGTGCCGAAAGGATTGAAGCGGCTTCTAAAGTTTGCTCGTAAGAGTAAGACTGATTCAAATTCAACTGGTGTTTCAAGCCCATCTGTCTTCTCAGAAGGTGAGGAGGATCCAGAGGATTCTAAACTTCTCACCAAAAGCAGTTCTGACAATCTATTGAGAAAGGCTACACTTCATGCCAAGCATTCTGGACAACCAAAGATGTCTTTGGAAGACTATGAGCTATCCG CTCAAACAAGTATTGGCAGAATTGCTGCTCAGAAACTGCAAGCAAGCCGGCTTTCAGCTCCAGCAAGTACAACAAAAG CATCAAGATCATTCTTTTCTCTTTCAGCATTCAAGGGAAGTAAGTAA
- the LOC107014665 gene encoding uncharacterized protein LOC107014665 isoform X3: protein MEDGMDADVLMDYVEFQIFPSQNRYEAHICYGNKLVTAASGLLEQLILHSPKIKSLHSKGSDANFRFRPLGNLSDAKWFTKSTLIRFLRIISSSPIIDMAKAMVNEISQLEEARKFHVSLYSKDRIGSGEAAECDYSSGAVSSLQQEDDNPSSNASKNELLRAIDLRLTALKGELAATLNQAAGTTCSFENIINIEKFSYYLGAVELRNCLQKFIAVSEENRAIAFPGKELLLSKVDVTNDKVGSEGGDSQTSRPSKLDTPVKYSASPAKAAQIERQNSSGSEESACSSEEEQPSVERSRTLIRSASPRRSASPMRRVQIGRSGSRRSTAITIKSLNYFPARERSISHKDDAASGSDEEDSEQTSKKGEKNACRMSVQDAISLFESKQKGQAVDYQRTKSLLSASVGANKGVLRRWSSGVCENYKGSVDVASDDPVSEAINLLESQENETILEKKPDSYPPPVSQDTEAAAADFKQNLPEEKAYSPNVTTEGSFPNEHEEMDEKLNASVEWTRQKEAELDQLLTKMMETKPSKYRNLAASNGKNQSRPAERRGGYYDHYKEKRDEKLRGEAARNRAETDKQLKAMQQILDEKKAEIVTGNANNVSKKTNIKRTQRTVKKSPESTNTKDGTPKPSVAKKASSKASQLPATRKSWPSLPSPRVAGTSTTKTPSTTNSAGTTTPTCRRSQPTKAVPPTSQKGEKIQPHAKSVKTPPSNIRKNVTNGNDKKQQTLTKASKPSKARVQPTPGDSASSAKPGLNRVAKKSSVVPLESKEAKPFLRKGSGTASGHSPVIKAKVSSQPEKSLRESTEFVQAEENEIASVASSPLNQLQDKGLEELKIHEDENSVIKLDSPQKYEDRDSCNKVTPDNEDDFGRMEESALKREVEEESNISPRAWVVIEEQEDQALPCNDGFGPNESLTDGTTLKISSPRVRHSLSQMLLEESSEDVIDWGNAENPPTMVYQKDVPKGLKRLLKFARKSKTDSNSTGVSSPSVFSEGEEDPEDSKLLTKSSSDNLLRKATLHAKHSGQPKMSLEDYELSAQTSIGRIAAQKLQASRLSAPASTTKASRSFFSLSAFKGSK from the exons ATGGAGGATGGAATGGATGCTGATGTCTTGATGGACTATGTTGAATTTCAGATTTTTCCAAGCCAGAACAG GTACGAGGCACATATCTGCTATGGCAACAAGTTAGTAACAGCGGCCTCTGGACTTCTGGAGCAGTTGATACTTCATTCTCCCAAAATCAAATCTTTGCACTCAAAGGGTTCAGATGCCAATTTCAGATTTAGACCTCTAGGGAATCTTAGTGATGCTAAATGGTTTACAAAATCCACATTGATCAG GTTTCTTCGTATTATCAGCTCATCACCTATAATTGATATGGCCAAGGCCATGGTAAATGAAATATCTCAGCTTGAAGAAGCTCGGAAATTTCATGTTTCTTTATATTCAAAG GATCGTATTGGGAGCGGGGAAGCAG CAGAATGCGATTACTCAAGTGGTGCAGTGTCATCATTGCAGCAA GAAGATGATAACCCTTCATCGAATGCTTCCAA GAATGAATTGCTGAGGGCAATAGATTTGAGGTTGACTGCTTTGAAAGGGGAATTAGCTGCTACTTTAAACCAAGCTGCTGGCACTACATgctcttttgaaaatattattaacattGAAAAGTTCTCTTACTATTTGGGGGCTGttgaattaag GAACTGTCTGCAGAAGTTTATTGCTGTGAGCGAGGAGAACAGGGCTATTGCTTTTCCGGGTAAAGAGTTGTTGCTTTCAAAAGTTGATGTCACAAATGACAAGGTTGGTTCAGAAGGGGGCGATTCTCAAACATCTAGACCATCAAAGTTGGATACACCAGTGAAGTATAGTGCTTCCCCTGCAAAAGCTGCACAGATAGAGAGGCAAAACTCATCAGGAAGTGAAGAATCTGCTTGTTCAAGTGAGGAGGAACAACCATCAGTGGAAAGAAGTCGTACTCTCATAAGATCTGCATCTCCGAGAAGGTCTGCATCTCCAATGCGAAGAGTCCAAATCGGGCGGTCTGGGTCACGAAGATCCACTGCTATAACGATTAAGAGTCTAAATTACTTTCCTGCCAGAGAAAGGTCTATCTCTCATAAAGATGATGCTGCTAGCGGTAGTGATGAAGAAGATTCTGAGCAAACCTCTAAAAAGGGTGAGAAGAATGCCTGTAGAATGAGTGTGCAAGATGCAATCAGTCTCTTTGAGAGCAAACAGAAAGGGCAAGCTGTTGATTATCAAAGGACGAAGTCATTATTAAGTGCGTCAGTTGGTGCTAATAAAGGGGTTTTGAGAAGATGGAGTTCAGGTGTGTGTGAAAACTATAAAGGCTCTGTTGATGTTGCTTCTGATGATCCAGTTTCCGAGGCTATCAATTTATTGGAAAGTCAAGAAAATGAGACGATTTTGGAAAAGAAACCCGATTCATATCCTCCTCCTGTAAGCCAGGACACCGAGGCGGCGGCTGCTGATTTCAAACAAAACTTACCTGAAGAAAAAGCATATAGTCCAAATGTTACAACAGAGGGATCTTTCCCTAACGAACATGAAGAAATGGATGAAAAGTTAAATGCCTCAGTTGAATGGACTCGACAAAAGGAAGCAGAGCTAGACCAATTGCTTACAAAAATGATGGAAACCAAGCCTAGCAAATATCGGAACTTGGCAGCAAGTAATGGAAAAAACCAGAGCCGTCCCGCCGAGCGTCGAGGTGGTTACTATGATCATTACAAAGAGAAGAGGGATGAGAAGCTTCGTGGTGAAGCTGCTAGGAATAGAGCAGAGACGGATAAACAATTGAAAGCAATGCAACAAATTCTTGATGAAAAAAAAGCTGAAATTGTCACAGGAAATGCAAATAATGTtagtaaaaaaacaaatattaagaGAACCCAGAGAACAGTCAAGAAATCCCCTGAATCCACAAATACCAAGGATGGAACTCCCAAACCTTCTGTTGCAAAGAAAGCTTCATCAAAAGCATCGCAACTTCCAGCAACACGGAAATCATGGCCGTCTTTGCCGTCACCAAGAGTTGCAGGGACATCAACTACTAAAACTCCTTCTACAACAAATTCTGCAGGTACTACTACACCTACCTGTAGAAGATCACAGCCAACAAAAGCAGTTCCTCCGACAAGCCAAAAGGGTGAGAAGATACAACCCCATGCAAAATCTGTTAAAACACCCCCGAGTAATATCAGAAAGAATGTTACAAATGGGAATGATAAGAAACAGCAGACTTTGACAAAAGCTAGCAAACCTTCAAAAGCCAGAGTTCAGCCTACCCCTGGAGATTCTGCATCCTCTGCTAAACCTGGACTCAACAGGGTAGCCAAGAAAAGTAGTGTGGTGCCTCTGGAATCAAAGGAGGCAAAGCCTTTTCTTCGTAAGGGGTCTGGTACTGCATCTGGTCATAGTCCAGTCATAAAGGCCAAAGTTTCATCTCAGCCTGAAAAATCTTTGAGGGAATCTACGGAATTTGTTCAAGCTGAGGAGAATGAAATTGCCTCTGTTGCTTCTAGTCCTCTTAATCAACTGCAGGACAAGGGTCTTGAGGAGTTAAAGATCCATGAAGATGAAAACTCCGTAATTAAGTTAGACAGCCCTCAAAAATATGAAGATAGGGATAGCTGCAATAAGGTTACACCAGATAATGAAGATGATTTTGGAAGGATGGAAGAGTCTGCACTGAAAAGAGAGGTTGAAGAGGAATCTAACATTTCTCCTCGCGCCTGGGTGGTAATAGAGGAGCAGGAGGATCAAGCCCTTCCATGTAATGATGGTTTTGGTCCCAATGAATCTCTGACTGATGGTACAACATTAAAAATCTCAAGTCCACGAGTTCGTCATTCTCTGTCTCAAATGTTGCTTGAAGAAAGCAGTGAAGATGTTATTGACTGGGGTAACGCTGAGAATCCTCCTACCATGGTATATCAGAAGGATGTGCCGAAAGGATTGAAGCGGCTTCTAAAGTTTGCTCGTAAGAGTAAGACTGATTCAAATTCAACTGGTGTTTCAAGCCCATCTGTCTTCTCAGAAGGTGAGGAGGATCCAGAGGATTCTAAACTTCTCACCAAAAGCAGTTCTGACAATCTATTGAGAAAGGCTACACTTCATGCCAAGCATTCTGGACAACCAAAGATGTCTTTGGAAGACTATGAGCTATCCG CTCAAACAAGTATTGGCAGAATTGCTGCTCAGAAACTGCAAGCAAGCCGGCTTTCAGCTCCAGCAAGTACAACAAAAG CATCAAGATCATTCTTTTCTCTTTCAGCATTCAAGGGAAGTAAGTAA
- the LOC107014665 gene encoding uncharacterized protein LOC107014665 isoform X4 → MEDGMDADVLMDYVEFQIFPSQNRYEAHICYGNKLVTAASGLLEQLILHSPKIKSLHSKGSDANFRFRPLGNLSDAKWFTKSTLIRFLRIISSSPIIDMAKAMVNEISQLEEARKFHVSLYSKDRIGSGEAECDYSSGAVSSLQQEDDNPSSNASKNELLRAIDLRLTALKGELAATLNQAAGTTCSFENIINIEKFSYYLGAVELRNCLQKFIAVSEENRAIAFPGKELLLSKVDVTNDKVGSEGGDSQTSRPSKLDTPVKYSASPAKAAQIERQNSSGSEESACSSEEEQPSVERSRTLIRSASPRRSASPMRRVQIGRSGSRRSTAITIKSLNYFPARERSISHKDDAASGSDEEDSEQTSKKGEKNACRMSVQDAISLFESKQKGQAVDYQRTKSLLSASVGANKGVLRRWSSGVCENYKGSVDVASDDPVSEAINLLESQENETILEKKPDSYPPPVSQDTEAAAADFKQNLPEEKAYSPNVTTEGSFPNEHEEMDEKLNASVEWTRQKEAELDQLLTKMMETKPSKYRNLAASNGKNQSRPAERRGGYYDHYKEKRDEKLRGEAARNRAETDKQLKAMQQILDEKKAEIVTGNANNVSKKTNIKRTQRTVKKSPESTNTKDGTPKPSVAKKASSKASQLPATRKSWPSLPSPRVAGTSTTKTPSTTNSAGTTTPTCRRSQPTKAVPPTSQKGEKIQPHAKSVKTPPSNIRKNVTNGNDKKQQTLTKASKPSKARVQPTPGDSASSAKPGLNRVAKKSSVVPLESKEAKPFLRKGSGTASGHSPVIKAKVSSQPEKSLRESTEFVQAEENEIASVASSPLNQLQDKGLEELKIHEDENSVIKLDSPQKYEDRDSCNKVTPDNEDDFGRMEESALKREVEEESNISPRAWVVIEEQEDQALPCNDGFGPNESLTDGTTLKISSPRVRHSLSQMLLEESSEDVIDWGNAENPPTMVYQKDVPKGLKRLLKFARKSKTDSNSTGVSSPSVFSEGEEDPEDSKLLTKSSSDNLLRKATLHAKHSGQPKMSLEDYELSAQTSIGRIAAQKLQASRLSAPASTTKASRSFFSLSAFKGSK, encoded by the exons ATGGAGGATGGAATGGATGCTGATGTCTTGATGGACTATGTTGAATTTCAGATTTTTCCAAGCCAGAACAG GTACGAGGCACATATCTGCTATGGCAACAAGTTAGTAACAGCGGCCTCTGGACTTCTGGAGCAGTTGATACTTCATTCTCCCAAAATCAAATCTTTGCACTCAAAGGGTTCAGATGCCAATTTCAGATTTAGACCTCTAGGGAATCTTAGTGATGCTAAATGGTTTACAAAATCCACATTGATCAG GTTTCTTCGTATTATCAGCTCATCACCTATAATTGATATGGCCAAGGCCATGGTAAATGAAATATCTCAGCTTGAAGAAGCTCGGAAATTTCATGTTTCTTTATATTCAAAG GATCGTATTGGGAGCGGGGAAGCAG AATGCGATTACTCAAGTGGTGCAGTGTCATCATTGCAGCAA GAAGATGATAACCCTTCATCGAATGCTTCCAA GAATGAATTGCTGAGGGCAATAGATTTGAGGTTGACTGCTTTGAAAGGGGAATTAGCTGCTACTTTAAACCAAGCTGCTGGCACTACATgctcttttgaaaatattattaacattGAAAAGTTCTCTTACTATTTGGGGGCTGttgaattaag GAACTGTCTGCAGAAGTTTATTGCTGTGAGCGAGGAGAACAGGGCTATTGCTTTTCCGGGTAAAGAGTTGTTGCTTTCAAAAGTTGATGTCACAAATGACAAGGTTGGTTCAGAAGGGGGCGATTCTCAAACATCTAGACCATCAAAGTTGGATACACCAGTGAAGTATAGTGCTTCCCCTGCAAAAGCTGCACAGATAGAGAGGCAAAACTCATCAGGAAGTGAAGAATCTGCTTGTTCAAGTGAGGAGGAACAACCATCAGTGGAAAGAAGTCGTACTCTCATAAGATCTGCATCTCCGAGAAGGTCTGCATCTCCAATGCGAAGAGTCCAAATCGGGCGGTCTGGGTCACGAAGATCCACTGCTATAACGATTAAGAGTCTAAATTACTTTCCTGCCAGAGAAAGGTCTATCTCTCATAAAGATGATGCTGCTAGCGGTAGTGATGAAGAAGATTCTGAGCAAACCTCTAAAAAGGGTGAGAAGAATGCCTGTAGAATGAGTGTGCAAGATGCAATCAGTCTCTTTGAGAGCAAACAGAAAGGGCAAGCTGTTGATTATCAAAGGACGAAGTCATTATTAAGTGCGTCAGTTGGTGCTAATAAAGGGGTTTTGAGAAGATGGAGTTCAGGTGTGTGTGAAAACTATAAAGGCTCTGTTGATGTTGCTTCTGATGATCCAGTTTCCGAGGCTATCAATTTATTGGAAAGTCAAGAAAATGAGACGATTTTGGAAAAGAAACCCGATTCATATCCTCCTCCTGTAAGCCAGGACACCGAGGCGGCGGCTGCTGATTTCAAACAAAACTTACCTGAAGAAAAAGCATATAGTCCAAATGTTACAACAGAGGGATCTTTCCCTAACGAACATGAAGAAATGGATGAAAAGTTAAATGCCTCAGTTGAATGGACTCGACAAAAGGAAGCAGAGCTAGACCAATTGCTTACAAAAATGATGGAAACCAAGCCTAGCAAATATCGGAACTTGGCAGCAAGTAATGGAAAAAACCAGAGCCGTCCCGCCGAGCGTCGAGGTGGTTACTATGATCATTACAAAGAGAAGAGGGATGAGAAGCTTCGTGGTGAAGCTGCTAGGAATAGAGCAGAGACGGATAAACAATTGAAAGCAATGCAACAAATTCTTGATGAAAAAAAAGCTGAAATTGTCACAGGAAATGCAAATAATGTtagtaaaaaaacaaatattaagaGAACCCAGAGAACAGTCAAGAAATCCCCTGAATCCACAAATACCAAGGATGGAACTCCCAAACCTTCTGTTGCAAAGAAAGCTTCATCAAAAGCATCGCAACTTCCAGCAACACGGAAATCATGGCCGTCTTTGCCGTCACCAAGAGTTGCAGGGACATCAACTACTAAAACTCCTTCTACAACAAATTCTGCAGGTACTACTACACCTACCTGTAGAAGATCACAGCCAACAAAAGCAGTTCCTCCGACAAGCCAAAAGGGTGAGAAGATACAACCCCATGCAAAATCTGTTAAAACACCCCCGAGTAATATCAGAAAGAATGTTACAAATGGGAATGATAAGAAACAGCAGACTTTGACAAAAGCTAGCAAACCTTCAAAAGCCAGAGTTCAGCCTACCCCTGGAGATTCTGCATCCTCTGCTAAACCTGGACTCAACAGGGTAGCCAAGAAAAGTAGTGTGGTGCCTCTGGAATCAAAGGAGGCAAAGCCTTTTCTTCGTAAGGGGTCTGGTACTGCATCTGGTCATAGTCCAGTCATAAAGGCCAAAGTTTCATCTCAGCCTGAAAAATCTTTGAGGGAATCTACGGAATTTGTTCAAGCTGAGGAGAATGAAATTGCCTCTGTTGCTTCTAGTCCTCTTAATCAACTGCAGGACAAGGGTCTTGAGGAGTTAAAGATCCATGAAGATGAAAACTCCGTAATTAAGTTAGACAGCCCTCAAAAATATGAAGATAGGGATAGCTGCAATAAGGTTACACCAGATAATGAAGATGATTTTGGAAGGATGGAAGAGTCTGCACTGAAAAGAGAGGTTGAAGAGGAATCTAACATTTCTCCTCGCGCCTGGGTGGTAATAGAGGAGCAGGAGGATCAAGCCCTTCCATGTAATGATGGTTTTGGTCCCAATGAATCTCTGACTGATGGTACAACATTAAAAATCTCAAGTCCACGAGTTCGTCATTCTCTGTCTCAAATGTTGCTTGAAGAAAGCAGTGAAGATGTTATTGACTGGGGTAACGCTGAGAATCCTCCTACCATGGTATATCAGAAGGATGTGCCGAAAGGATTGAAGCGGCTTCTAAAGTTTGCTCGTAAGAGTAAGACTGATTCAAATTCAACTGGTGTTTCAAGCCCATCTGTCTTCTCAGAAGGTGAGGAGGATCCAGAGGATTCTAAACTTCTCACCAAAAGCAGTTCTGACAATCTATTGAGAAAGGCTACACTTCATGCCAAGCATTCTGGACAACCAAAGATGTCTTTGGAAGACTATGAGCTATCCG CTCAAACAAGTATTGGCAGAATTGCTGCTCAGAAACTGCAAGCAAGCCGGCTTTCAGCTCCAGCAAGTACAACAAAAG CATCAAGATCATTCTTTTCTCTTTCAGCATTCAAGGGAAGTAAGTAA